In Malus sylvestris chromosome 16, drMalSylv7.2, whole genome shotgun sequence, the following are encoded in one genomic region:
- the LOC126608193 gene encoding acetylornithine deacetylase-like → MASSTDVKKIVGDLDKESFVSLLSKLIGESKYLQNNPPELIPQEDLAVKHVLDSLLPHSTTTGGGLLVIKHVTYFPGRGNVIVEYPGTVPGKILSFVGCHMDVVTANPNDWEFDPFSLSIDGDKLRGRGTTDCLGHVALVTELMRRLAETKPKLKSTVVAVFIANEENSAISGVGVDALVKDGLLSRLKDGPLFWIDTADKQPCIGTGGMIPWKLHVTGKLFHSGLAHKAINPLELAMEALKEIQLRFYRDFPPHPKEEVYGFATPSTMKPTQWSYPGGGINQIPAECTISGDVRLTPFYNVKDVMKKLQEYVDDINENIGNVESRGPVSKYILPDENLRGSLTLSFDEAMSGVACDLNSRGFHVLCKATEEVVGHVKPYSITGSLPLIRELQDEGFDVQTAGYGLMATYHAKNEYCLFSDMRQGYQVFVSVISQLED, encoded by the exons ATGGCTTCCTCCACCGACGTGAAGAAAATAGTAGGCGACCTGGACAAGGAGTCCTTCGTATCCCTTCTCTCCAAGCTTATTGGGGAGTCCAAGTATCTCCAGAACAACCCACCTGAGCTGATCCCTCAAGAGGACCTAGCCGTCAAGCACGTCCTCGATTCCCTGCTTCCCCATAGTACCACCACAGGCGGTGGGCTTTTGGTTATCAAACACGTGACCTACTTCCCCGGCAGAGGCAACGTTATTGTGGAGTACCCGGGAACTGTTCCTGGGAAGATCTTGTCCTTCGTTGGCTGTCACATGGACGTCGTCACTGCTAATCCCAATGACTGG GAATTTGATCCATTCTCATTGAGCATCGATGGAGATAAACTTCGTGGCCGTGGAACTACTGATTGCTTGGGTCATGTTGCACTTGTAACCGAGCTCATGAGAAGGCTGGCAGAGACAAAGCCAAAATTGAAGTCAACTGTGGTTGCAGTCTTTATAGCAAATGAAGAGAATTCTGCCATTTCAGGAGTTGGTGTGGATGCGCTCGTAAAGGATGGGCTACTCAGTAGGCTAAAGGATGGTCCTCT GTTTTGGATTGACACAGCAGATAAACAACCTTGCATCGGTACTGGTGGTATGATACCTTGGAAGCTTCATGTGACTGGGAAGCTTTTTCACAGTGGTCTGGCACACAAG GCTATAAACCCTTTGGAGCTAGCTATGGAAGCACTGAAAGAGATCCAGTTGCGGTTCTATAGAGATTTTCCTCCCCATCCCAAGGAAGAGGTCTATGGATTTGCTACACCATCAACCATGAAGCCAACACAATGGAGTT ATCCAGGTGGTGGAATAAATCAAATTCCAGCTGAGTGCACAATTTCAGGAGATGTCAG GTTAACTCCCTTCTACAA CGTTAAGGATGTTATGAAAAAGCTTCAAgaatatgtggatgacattaaCGAAAACATAGGAAACGTAGAGTCACGAGGTCCGGTTTCAAAGTATATCTTACCAGATGAAAACCTAAGGGgaag CCTTACATTAAGTTTTGATGAGGCAATGTCCGGAGTTGCTTGCGATCTCAACTCCCGTGGATTTCATGTATTGTGTAAAGCTACTGAAGAGGTTGTTGGTCATGTAAAACCGTACTCAATTACTGGAAGTTTACCTCTCATTCGAGAACTGCAG GATGAAGGATTCGATGTTCAAACTGCTGGCTACG GCTTGATGGCAACATACCATGCCAAGAATGAGTACTGCCTTTTTTCCGATATGCGCCAAGGCTACCAGGTGTTTGTCAGCGTTATCTCTCAACTAGAAGACTGA
- the LOC126608190 gene encoding uncharacterized protein LOC126608190, with translation MEFMPIRLLKAYELGNKLQIRVCRMWITNSIGDVPQPTSFDAVFVDKQGDAVHATMNARDIQFFKEHLKVGEAYEINKFRVIHNRTSSKIVPHAAILELNRKTVIVPISKTSQDIPMQWFNFIEFEQLHNKIDTDVELTDVFGCLTVVQPTEEITIQRTRIAKKRNLNLQNIRGETIRVTLWGETATTFDDSEIQTLLPPVFVALTSLKVKLYRGNPVLGSTGATVYVFNPDIPQLSEYKLRFEHLRSPVRILPTSADMHAGRPTGGGAESKTIDDLLLLNPALHKNESFTCKATIVDVDLARGWWYKSCPSCHKTVKKMFESFECNEHGLINKLPEPWFKIDLIVEDSTNQHNFLMIGRHAEKMLRVSCHTLVIEDGYDNPFILPPLLKTLVGETKQFQIYFGNQNTDFGKTDFIINGLLHDQDLSNPTIASIKPQTATTTAGKQVMSQTTPAPLTPSQLLQQRPQPIESTKTSKRVLFTDEANKSDSKKPHNERADTTNFVRIAGEFHNLVVPKIEPTDKVPIATLKTKSQAKKSKESVEDVCSKKK, from the exons ATGGAGTTCATGCCAATTCGTTTGCTAAAGGCGTATGAACTAGGAAACAAACTGCAAATCAGGGTTTGCAGGATGTGGATAACAAACAGCATAGGAGATGTTCCTCAACCTACAAGTTTTGATGCTGTCTTTGTTGATAAACAA gGGGATGCGGTTCATGCAACCATGAACGCTCGAGACATCCAGTTTTTTAAGGAGCACCTCAAGGTTGGTGAAGCATACGAAATCAACAAATTTCGTGTCATTCACAACAGGACATCAAGCAAGATTGTTCCTCATGCCGCCATCCTTGAATTGAATAGGAAAACCGTTATTGTTCCTATTAGCAAAACAAGCCAAGATATTCCAATGCAGTGGTTCAATTTCATCGAGTTTGAGCAGCTTCACAACAAAATTGATACAGATGTTGAGCTTACAG ATGTATTTGGTTGCTTGACGGTTGTGCAGCCAACTGAAGAGATCACCATCCAACGCACAAGAATTGCAAAGAAGAGAAATCTTAATTTGCAAAATATCAG AGGTGAAACAATAAGAGTCACCTTATGGGGAGAGACTGCCACAACTTTTGATGACAGCGAAATACAAACATTGTTGCCACCTGTATTTGTTGCTTTGACAAGCCTTAAAGTAAAACTATACCGAG GAAACCCTGTTCTCGGAAGCACAGGAGCAACTGTTTATGTGTTCAATCCAGACATTCCACAACTCTCTGAATATAAACTCAG GTTTGAGCATTTGAGATCACCTGTTCGGATCCTGCCTACCTCAGCAGATATGCATGCAGGCCGTCCTACCGGTGGTGGTGCTGAGTCAAAAACGATCGACGATTTGCTTTTGCTTAATCCTGCTTTACACAAG AATGAAAGTTTCACATGCAAAGCAACTATTGTTGACGTCGACTTGGCTAGGGGTTGGTGGTACAAGTCTTGCCCATCTTGCCACAAAACCGTAAAGAAAATGTTTGAATCATTTGAATGCAATGAACATGGTTTGATAAACAAACTACCCGAACCTTG GTTTAAGATCGACCTTATCGTAGAAGATAGCACGAATCAACACAACTTCCTCATGATAGGAAGACATGCTGAAAAGATGCTTCGTGTGTCTTGCCATACTTTGGTGATAGAGGACGGCTATGACAATCCTTTCATCCTACCACCACTTCTTAAAACTTTGGTCGGCGAGACAAAACAATTCCAAATCTATTTTGGAAATCAAAACACTGACTTCGGCAAAACGGACTTCATCATTAATGGACTACTCCATGACCAAGACCTCTCCAACCCAACGATTGCCTCAATCAAGCCACAAACAGCGACTACCACCGCAGGAAAACAAGTTATGAGCCAAACAACCCCTGCTCCGTTAACGCCTTCCCAGCTGCTACAACAACGACCCCAACCAATTGAATCGACAAAAACCTCAAAGAGAGTGTTGTTCACTGATGAAGCCAACAAATCTGACAG CAAGAAACCTCACAACGAGCGAGCAGATACAACCAATTTTGTTAGAATTGCTGGTGAATTCCACAATTTGGTTGTCCCCAAAATTGAACCCACCGACAAAGTGCCGATTGCCACACTCAAGACAAAATCTCAggcaaaaaaatcaaaagaaag TGTGGAAGATGTCTGCTCTAAGAAGAAATGA